Proteins encoded by one window of Dryocola sp. LX212:
- the smrA gene encoding DNA endonuclease SmrA, with product MNLDDKSLFLDAMEDVKPLKNCASSQWLKPVKEKAPQKIDTLQLDNFLTTGFLEVVPLATPLEFKREGLQTGVLDKLRLGKYSQEASLNLLRQPVEQCRQLLFAYLQQAKQDGLRNLLIVHGKGREDRSHANIIRSYLARWLTEFEEVQAFCCAMPHHGGSGACYVALKKSAQAKLDNWERHAKRSR from the coding sequence ATGAACCTTGACGACAAATCGCTGTTTCTGGACGCCATGGAGGATGTCAAACCGCTGAAGAACTGCGCCAGCAGCCAGTGGCTCAAACCGGTTAAAGAGAAAGCCCCTCAGAAAATCGACACCCTTCAGCTGGATAATTTTCTGACCACAGGCTTTCTGGAAGTGGTTCCCCTTGCGACGCCGCTTGAATTCAAACGCGAAGGGCTGCAAACCGGCGTGCTGGATAAGCTCCGCCTTGGGAAATACAGCCAGGAGGCCAGCCTTAACCTCCTGCGCCAGCCCGTTGAACAGTGCCGTCAGCTGCTGTTTGCTTATCTCCAGCAGGCAAAGCAGGACGGACTGCGTAACCTGCTGATTGTGCATGGCAAGGGTCGTGAAGACCGATCGCATGCCAACATCATTCGCAGCTACCTTGCCCGCTGGCTGACGGAGTTTGAAGAAGTGCAGGCGTTTTGCTGCGCGATGCCGCATCACGGCGGCAGCGGCGCGTGTTACGTGGCGCTGAAAAAATCCGCTCAGGCAAAGCTCGACAACTGGGAACGCCACGCCAAACGCAGCCGCTGA
- the ogt gene encoding methylated-DNA--[protein]-cysteine S-methyltransferase has product MLILLEDKITTPLGPLWILCDEQFRLRAVEWEEYSDRMVQLLGVHYRVEGYQRVSSTNPGGLSDRLHDYFDGDLGVIETLPTATAGTEFQREVWKTLRTIPCGQVMHYGQLAEQLGRAGAARAVGAANGSNPVSIVVPCHRVIGRNGTMTGYAGGVSRKEWLLRHEGYLLL; this is encoded by the coding sequence ATGCTGATACTGCTGGAAGACAAAATCACTACCCCGCTTGGGCCGCTTTGGATCCTGTGTGATGAACAGTTCCGTCTGCGGGCCGTTGAGTGGGAGGAATACAGCGACCGCATGGTGCAGCTGCTGGGTGTTCACTATCGCGTCGAAGGTTATCAGCGCGTCAGCAGCACCAATCCGGGCGGCCTGAGCGACAGACTGCATGATTATTTTGATGGCGATCTGGGCGTGATAGAAACTCTGCCTACGGCAACGGCGGGCACCGAGTTTCAGCGTGAGGTCTGGAAGACGCTGCGTACCATTCCCTGTGGTCAGGTGATGCATTATGGCCAGCTTGCGGAACAGCTTGGGCGTGCAGGGGCGGCCCGCGCGGTGGGCGCTGCTAATGGTTCTAACCCGGTGAGTATTGTTGTTCCCTGCCACAGGGTAATTGGTCGTAATGGCACGATGACAGGCTACGCGGGCGGCGTATCCCGCAAAGAATGGCTTCTGCGCCACGAAGGCTACCTTCTGCTTTAG
- the fnr gene encoding fumarate/nitrate reduction transcriptional regulator Fnr produces the protein MIPEKRIIRRIQSGGCAIHCQDCSISQLCIPFTLNEHELDQLDNIIERKKPIQKGQTLFKAGDELKSLYAIRSGTIKSYTITEQGDEQITGFHLAGDLVGFDAIGTALHPSFAQALETSMVCEIPFETLDDLSGKMPNLRQQMMRLMSGEIKGDQDMILLLSKKNAEERLAAFIYNLSRRFAQRGFSPREFRLTMTRGDIGNYLGLTVETISRLLGRFQKSGMLAVKGKYITIENSELLSQLAGQSRSVA, from the coding sequence ATGATCCCTGAAAAGCGAATTATCCGACGCATTCAGTCTGGCGGTTGTGCTATCCATTGCCAGGATTGCAGCATCAGTCAATTGTGCATCCCTTTTACGCTCAATGAGCATGAGCTGGATCAGCTTGATAATATCATCGAGCGCAAAAAACCTATCCAGAAGGGTCAGACCCTGTTTAAAGCGGGTGATGAACTGAAATCGCTGTACGCTATCCGTTCAGGGACCATCAAAAGTTATACCATCACCGAACAGGGTGACGAGCAGATCACTGGCTTCCATCTGGCGGGCGACCTGGTTGGCTTCGATGCTATCGGCACGGCGCTCCACCCTAGCTTTGCGCAGGCCCTTGAGACCTCTATGGTTTGTGAAATTCCTTTCGAGACGCTGGATGATTTATCCGGGAAGATGCCTAATCTGCGCCAGCAGATGATGCGTCTGATGAGCGGCGAGATCAAAGGCGATCAGGACATGATCCTGCTGCTTTCTAAAAAGAATGCGGAAGAGCGTCTGGCGGCATTTATCTACAATCTGTCACGTCGTTTCGCGCAGCGCGGCTTCTCTCCTCGCGAATTCCGCCTGACGATGACCCGTGGTGATATCGGTAACTATCTGGGTCTGACCGTTGAAACCATCAGCCGTCTGCTGGGGCGTTTCCAGAAGAGCGGTATGCTGGCGGTAAAAGGCAAATACATCACCATCGAAAATTCCGAACTGCTCTCGCAACTCGCAGGACAGTCACGCAGCGTTGCCTGA
- the uspE gene encoding universal stress protein UspE, whose product MAKYQNMLVAIDPNQDDQPALRRAVYLHQRIGGRIKAFLPIYDFSYEMTTLLSPDERTAMRKGVISQRAAWIKEQAQYYIEAGIPIEIKVVWHNRPFEAIIQEIISGGHDLLLKMTHQHDKLEAVIFTPTDWHLLRKCPCPVWMVNDRPWPEGGKALVAVNLASEEQYHNALNEKLVKETIRLAEDVNHTEVHLVGAYPVTPINIAIELPDFDPSVYNDAIRGQHLVAMKAIRQQFGIDEKMTHVEKGLPEEVIPDLAEHLQAGIVVLGTVGRTGLSAAFLGNTAEQVIDHLRCDLLVIKPDSFQTPVELDDDEDD is encoded by the coding sequence ATGGCAAAGTATCAAAACATGCTAGTCGCGATCGATCCTAACCAGGACGATCAGCCTGCCTTGCGGCGTGCGGTTTATCTGCACCAACGGATTGGCGGCAGAATCAAAGCATTCTTGCCGATCTACGATTTTTCCTACGAGATGACCACCCTCTTATCCCCCGACGAGCGCACGGCCATGCGCAAAGGCGTTATCAGCCAACGCGCGGCCTGGATCAAAGAACAGGCGCAGTATTACATCGAGGCCGGCATCCCCATTGAAATCAAAGTGGTGTGGCACAACCGTCCTTTTGAAGCCATTATTCAGGAAATCATCAGCGGCGGCCACGACCTGCTGCTGAAAATGACCCACCAGCACGACAAGCTCGAAGCCGTGATTTTCACCCCCACCGACTGGCACCTGCTGCGTAAATGCCCGTGCCCTGTGTGGATGGTAAACGACAGGCCATGGCCTGAAGGCGGCAAGGCGCTGGTAGCCGTAAACCTTGCGAGCGAAGAGCAGTACCACAACGCGCTGAACGAAAAGCTGGTTAAAGAGACCATTCGGCTGGCGGAAGATGTTAACCACACGGAAGTTCACCTGGTGGGCGCGTATCCGGTCACCCCTATTAATATCGCCATCGAGCTGCCTGATTTTGACCCGAGCGTCTATAACGATGCGATACGCGGTCAGCATCTTGTTGCCATGAAGGCCATCCGCCAGCAGTTTGGCATCGATGAAAAAATGACCCACGTCGAGAAGGGCCTGCCGGAAGAGGTCATCCCCGATCTTGCCGAACACCTGCAGGCAGGGATTGTGGTGCTGGGCACCGTAGGTCGTACGGGGCTTTCTGCCGCGTTCCTTGGTAACACGGCTGAACAGGTTATCGATCATCTACGCTGCGATTTGCTGGTCATTAAACCGGACTCGTTCCAGACGCCGGTTGAGCTGGACGACGACGAAGACGATTAA
- the pntB gene encoding Re/Si-specific NAD(P)(+) transhydrogenase subunit beta, translating into MSGGLVTAAYIVAAILFIFSLAGLSKHETSKQGNLFGMAGMAIALVATIFGPETGNVVWIIVAMVIGGAIGIHLAKKVEMTEMPELVAILHSFVGLAAVLVGFNSYLDHAPGLEPVMENIHLTEVFLGIFIGAVTFTGSIVAFGKLRGKISSKPLMLPNRHKLNLAAIVISFALLIVFVRTENVGLQVLALLLMTIIALVIGWHLVASIGGADMPVVVSMLNSYSGWAAAAAGFMLSNDLLIVTGALVGSSGAILSYIMCKAMNRSFISVIAGGFGTDGSSTGDDEEAGEHREITAEETAEMLKNSSSVIITPGYGMAVAQAQYPVAEITEKLRARGIKVRFGIHPVAGRLPGHMNVLLAEARVPYDVVLEMDEINDDFTDTDTVLVIGANDTVNPAAQEDPRSPIAGMPVLEVWKAQNVIVFKRSMNTGYAGVQNPLFFKDNTQMLFGDAKASVEAILKSL; encoded by the coding sequence ATGTCTGGTGGATTAGTTACAGCTGCATACATTGTTGCCGCGATCCTGTTTATTTTCAGCCTTGCAGGGCTTTCAAAGCACGAGACCTCTAAGCAGGGCAACCTGTTTGGCATGGCCGGTATGGCCATCGCGCTGGTGGCAACCATCTTCGGACCGGAAACGGGCAACGTAGTGTGGATTATCGTTGCGATGGTTATCGGTGGCGCTATTGGCATCCATCTGGCGAAGAAAGTCGAAATGACTGAAATGCCAGAGCTGGTGGCGATCCTGCACAGCTTCGTTGGCCTGGCGGCCGTTCTGGTTGGCTTCAACAGCTACCTGGACCATGCGCCTGGTCTTGAGCCGGTGATGGAAAACATCCATTTAACCGAGGTGTTCCTCGGCATCTTCATTGGCGCGGTAACCTTTACGGGTTCTATCGTGGCGTTCGGCAAGCTGCGCGGTAAAATCTCCTCTAAACCGTTGATGCTGCCAAACCGCCACAAGCTAAATCTGGCGGCAATCGTCATTTCGTTTGCGCTATTGATCGTGTTTGTGCGCACCGAAAACGTGGGCTTGCAGGTTCTGGCGCTACTGCTGATGACTATCATTGCGCTGGTGATTGGCTGGCATCTGGTGGCCTCGATCGGCGGTGCGGATATGCCGGTTGTGGTTTCCATGCTGAATTCCTACTCTGGCTGGGCCGCAGCGGCTGCGGGCTTTATGCTCAGCAACGACCTGCTGATCGTAACGGGTGCGCTGGTAGGTTCTTCTGGTGCGATTCTGTCTTACATCATGTGTAAAGCGATGAACCGTTCTTTCATCAGCGTGATTGCGGGTGGCTTCGGTACGGACGGTTCTTCTACTGGTGACGATGAAGAAGCGGGTGAACACCGTGAAATCACGGCGGAAGAAACAGCAGAGATGCTGAAGAACTCCAGCTCGGTGATCATCACTCCGGGATACGGCATGGCGGTTGCACAGGCTCAGTATCCGGTGGCAGAAATCACCGAAAAGCTTCGTGCTCGCGGCATTAAAGTACGCTTTGGCATTCACCCTGTGGCGGGGCGTTTACCGGGCCACATGAACGTCCTGCTGGCTGAAGCGCGCGTGCCATATGACGTGGTGCTGGAAATGGATGAAATCAACGATGATTTCACTGATACCGACACCGTGCTGGTGATCGGTGCCAACGATACGGTTAACCCGGCGGCGCAGGAAGATCCGCGCAGCCCAATCGCCGGTATGCCAGTGTTGGAAGTATGGAAAGCGCAGAATGTCATTGTCTTCAAGCGTTCAATGAACACTGGCTACGCTGGCGTTCAGAACCCGCTGTTCTTTAAGGACAACACGCAGATGTTGTTTGGCGATGCCAAGGCGAGCGTTGAAGCGATTCTGAAATCGCTCTGA
- the pntA gene encoding Re/Si-specific NAD(P)(+) transhydrogenase subunit alpha: protein MRIGVPKERWAGESRVAATPKTVEQLLKLGFTVAIESGAGKLASFDDEAFQLAGATVTDTADVWQSDIILKVNAPQDSEIALMREGSTLVSFIWPAQNAELLEKLAARNVTVMAMDSVPRISRAQSLDALSSMANIAGYRAIVEAAHEFGRFFTGQITAAGKVPPAKVMVIGAGVAGLAAIGAANSLGAIVRAFDTRPEVKEQVQSMGAEFLELDFKEEAGSGDGYAKVMSAAFIEAEMALFAAQAKEVDIIVTTALIPGKPAPKLITREMVDSMQPGSVIVDLAAQNGGNCEYTVADKITVTPNGVRVIGYTDLPGRLPTQSSQLYGTNLVNLLKLLAKEKDGNINVDFEDVVIRGVTVIREGEVTWPAPPIQVSAQPQAAQPKVAAPVEEKKPASPWRKYAFMALAIILFGWLADVAPKEFLGHFTVFALACVVGYYVVWNVSHALHTPLMSVTNAISGIIVVGALLQIGHGGWVSFLSFIAVLIASINIFGGFTVTQRMLKMFRKN, encoded by the coding sequence ATGCGTATTGGTGTACCAAAAGAGCGGTGGGCCGGTGAATCCCGCGTGGCTGCCACACCGAAGACCGTGGAGCAGCTGCTGAAACTTGGGTTCACTGTCGCCATTGAAAGTGGCGCAGGGAAACTGGCGAGCTTCGACGACGAAGCATTTCAGCTGGCAGGTGCCACCGTTACTGACACGGCGGACGTCTGGCAATCAGATATTATTCTAAAAGTGAATGCTCCGCAGGACAGCGAAATTGCGCTGATGCGTGAGGGTTCAACGCTGGTCAGCTTTATCTGGCCTGCGCAAAATGCGGAGCTGCTGGAAAAACTGGCGGCGCGTAATGTAACCGTGATGGCAATGGACTCTGTGCCGCGTATTTCACGCGCCCAGTCTCTTGATGCCCTGAGTTCCATGGCAAACATTGCCGGCTATCGCGCTATTGTTGAGGCTGCCCATGAATTTGGCCGCTTCTTTACCGGGCAGATCACCGCCGCAGGTAAAGTACCACCGGCAAAAGTGATGGTTATCGGTGCTGGCGTTGCGGGCCTGGCGGCCATCGGCGCAGCTAACAGCCTCGGCGCTATCGTTCGTGCTTTTGACACCCGCCCTGAAGTAAAAGAGCAGGTTCAAAGTATGGGCGCAGAATTCCTCGAGCTCGACTTCAAAGAAGAAGCTGGTAGCGGCGATGGCTACGCTAAAGTCATGTCCGCCGCGTTCATTGAAGCGGAAATGGCGCTGTTTGCCGCCCAGGCAAAAGAGGTCGATATCATCGTCACCACGGCGCTGATCCCGGGCAAACCTGCACCAAAACTTATCACCCGCGAAATGGTTGACTCCATGCAGCCGGGAAGCGTGATTGTCGATCTGGCCGCCCAGAATGGCGGTAACTGCGAATACACCGTGGCAGACAAAATCACCGTTACGCCAAACGGCGTGCGCGTTATTGGCTACACGGATCTGCCAGGTCGTCTGCCGACGCAGTCCTCGCAACTCTATGGCACCAACCTCGTCAACCTCCTTAAGCTGCTGGCCAAAGAAAAAGACGGCAACATTAACGTCGATTTCGAAGACGTGGTGATCCGTGGCGTAACGGTAATTCGCGAAGGTGAAGTCACCTGGCCTGCTCCACCAATACAGGTTTCTGCCCAGCCTCAGGCCGCGCAGCCAAAAGTTGCCGCTCCCGTTGAAGAGAAAAAACCGGCCTCACCATGGCGTAAATATGCATTTATGGCGCTGGCTATTATTCTCTTCGGCTGGCTTGCCGACGTAGCGCCGAAAGAGTTCCTGGGGCACTTTACCGTCTTCGCTCTGGCGTGCGTGGTAGGTTACTACGTGGTCTGGAACGTCTCTCACGCGCTGCATACGCCGTTAATGTCGGTAACCAACGCCATTTCAGGAATTATCGTCGTTGGCGCTCTGTTACAGATAGGTCACGGTGGCTGGGTCAGTTTCCTGAGCTTTATCGCCGTGCTGATTGCCAGTATTAATATTTTCGGTGGTTTCACCGTCACTCAGCGCATGCTGAAAATGTTCCGGAAGAACTAA
- the ydgH gene encoding DUF1471 family protein YdgH: protein MKLKNTLLASALISLTTLSVQAAQELTPEKAASLKPFDRIVVTGRFNTISDAAKAVSRRADNAGAASFYIQDLNDTGNSGNWRVVADVFHADAPKADVEGNRVINGVMELPKEQAYLLEPFDTVTVQGFYRSQPEVNDVITKAAKAKGAASFFIVRQVDANQGGNQRITAFIYKADAKKRVVQSADAIPADSQAGKAALAAGGVEAAKVEIPGVATSSSPSTDVGRFFETQSSKGGRYTVTLPDGTKVEEVNKITAAQMVPFDNIQFTGHFNGMTDMSYQVAKRAAKKGAKYYHVTRQWQERGGNMTVSADLFK from the coding sequence ATGAAGCTCAAGAACACCCTTCTGGCGTCAGCACTCATCTCCCTGACAACCCTGTCCGTGCAGGCGGCCCAGGAGCTGACACCAGAGAAAGCGGCCTCTCTTAAACCTTTTGATCGCATCGTCGTAACGGGTCGTTTTAATACGATCAGCGATGCGGCCAAAGCCGTTTCTCGCCGTGCAGACAATGCAGGCGCCGCTTCATTCTACATTCAGGATCTCAACGACACCGGCAACAGCGGCAACTGGCGCGTCGTGGCGGATGTATTCCACGCAGATGCCCCTAAAGCGGACGTCGAAGGCAACCGCGTGATTAACGGCGTGATGGAACTGCCAAAGGAGCAGGCCTACCTGCTGGAGCCATTCGATACCGTGACGGTTCAGGGCTTTTACCGCAGCCAGCCGGAAGTGAACGACGTCATCACCAAAGCGGCCAAGGCCAAAGGTGCAGCCTCTTTCTTCATTGTGCGTCAGGTCGATGCTAACCAGGGCGGCAACCAGCGTATTACCGCATTTATTTATAAAGCCGATGCTAAAAAACGTGTTGTGCAAAGTGCGGATGCTATTCCTGCCGATTCGCAAGCAGGCAAGGCAGCACTTGCCGCGGGCGGCGTAGAAGCGGCTAAAGTTGAAATTCCGGGCGTAGCAACCTCTTCATCTCCTTCAACTGACGTTGGTCGTTTCTTCGAAACCCAGTCGTCTAAAGGCGGACGTTACACCGTAACGCTTCCGGACGGAACTAAAGTTGAAGAGGTGAATAAAATCACCGCCGCTCAGATGGTGCCCTTCGACAACATTCAGTTTACCGGCCACTTTAACGGCATGACCGACATGTCCTATCAGGTGGCGAAACGTGCCGCCAAAAAAGGGGCGAAGTATTATCACGTAACGCGCCAGTGGCAGGAGCGTGGCGGCAATATGACCGTCAGTGCAGACCTCTTCAAATAA
- a CDS encoding amino acid permease, translating into MEKKLGLAALTALVLSSMLGAGVFSLPQNMAAVASPAALLIGWAITGAGILLLALAMLVLTRLRPELDGGIFTYAREGFGELIGFFSAWGYWLCAVIANVSYLVIVFSALSFFTDTPALRIFGDGNTWQAIVGASVLLWMVHWLVLRGVQTAASINLVATLAKLLPLGMFVILAAMAFQLRTFSLDFSGLELGVPVWEQVKNTMLITLWVFIGVEGAVVVSARARNKKDVGRATLLAVIAALGVYLLVTLLSLGVVARPELATMRNPSMAGIMVDMMGPWGEVIIAAGLIVSVCGAYLSWTIMAAEVPLLAATHKAFPKVFARQNKNNAPSASLWLTNISVQVCLVLIWLTGSDYNTLLTIASEMILVPYFLVGAFLLKVATRPLHKAIGLGACIYGLWLLYASGPMHLLLSVVLYAPGLLVFIYARSTHTHEGALKMKEKAIIGMMLVAAFPATWILVR; encoded by the coding sequence ATGGAAAAGAAACTTGGCCTTGCCGCTTTAACCGCCCTGGTGCTTAGCTCGATGCTCGGCGCCGGGGTGTTTAGCCTGCCGCAAAATATGGCGGCCGTTGCCAGCCCCGCGGCACTGCTTATCGGCTGGGCGATTACCGGAGCGGGTATCCTCCTGCTGGCGCTGGCGATGCTGGTTCTGACCCGTCTGCGTCCCGAGCTGGACGGCGGCATTTTTACCTATGCCCGGGAAGGCTTCGGTGAGCTTATCGGCTTTTTCTCTGCGTGGGGCTACTGGCTCTGCGCGGTAATAGCCAATGTCTCCTACCTGGTGATCGTATTTTCCGCTTTGAGTTTCTTTACCGATACCCCTGCGCTTCGTATCTTTGGCGACGGTAACACTTGGCAAGCGATAGTCGGCGCTTCGGTTCTGCTGTGGATGGTCCACTGGCTGGTACTGCGCGGCGTGCAGACCGCGGCGAGTATTAATCTGGTCGCGACGCTCGCCAAGCTTCTCCCGCTGGGTATGTTTGTTATTCTGGCCGCGATGGCATTTCAGCTGCGAACCTTCAGCCTCGACTTTAGCGGACTAGAATTAGGCGTACCGGTGTGGGAGCAGGTTAAGAACACCATGCTGATCACATTATGGGTATTCATCGGCGTAGAGGGCGCGGTGGTCGTTTCTGCCCGCGCCCGCAATAAAAAGGACGTTGGGCGCGCAACGCTGCTGGCAGTGATAGCAGCGCTCGGCGTGTATCTGCTTGTGACCTTACTTTCTCTGGGCGTGGTGGCTCGACCTGAACTGGCGACAATGCGCAATCCCTCCATGGCTGGCATCATGGTCGACATGATGGGCCCATGGGGTGAAGTTATTATTGCTGCCGGACTGATTGTTTCGGTTTGTGGTGCTTACTTAAGCTGGACGATTATGGCCGCCGAAGTTCCTTTGCTGGCCGCAACCCATAAAGCATTTCCGAAGGTCTTTGCTCGTCAGAACAAAAACAACGCCCCTTCTGCCTCCCTGTGGCTGACTAACATCAGCGTTCAGGTCTGCCTGGTGCTGATCTGGCTTACCGGCTCTGATTACAACACGCTGCTGACGATTGCCTCCGAGATGATCCTCGTCCCCTATTTCCTGGTGGGTGCTTTTTTACTGAAGGTTGCAACTCGTCCGCTACATAAAGCTATTGGCCTTGGCGCGTGTATTTATGGGTTATGGTTACTTTACGCGTCTGGCCCGATGCACCTACTGCTCTCGGTGGTATTGTATGCGCCTGGATTACTGGTCTTTATCTATGCCCGCAGCACACACACCCATGAGGGCGCGCTAAAAATGAAGGAAAAAGCGATTATCGGCATGATGCTGGTGGCTGCTTTCCCCGCAACATGGATACTGGTCAGATAA
- the folM gene encoding dihydromonapterin reductase, whose amino-acid sequence MFAEPTPPPILVTGAGRRIGLALAKSFLARRLPVIASFRTRYPAIDELEAAGALCLFADFSTDAGIRTFADDVTGHCGSLRAIIHNASAWQAESADVSLSNTLAAMLQIHINTPYLLNHLLEPLLRGQGQAGADIIHFTDYVVERGSEKHIAYAASKAALDNLTRSFARKLAPEIKVNAIAPAMIMFNEQDDAEYRKAALNKSLMKITPGEAEIVALVNYLLESRYVTGRTFAVDGGRPLR is encoded by the coding sequence ATGTTTGCAGAGCCAACGCCTCCCCCAATTTTGGTAACCGGCGCCGGTCGCCGTATCGGGCTTGCCCTTGCAAAATCGTTCCTCGCCCGGCGTCTACCAGTGATTGCAAGTTTCCGGACTCGATACCCGGCGATAGATGAACTCGAAGCCGCCGGGGCGCTCTGCCTGTTTGCTGATTTTTCAACAGATGCGGGTATTCGCACCTTTGCTGATGACGTGACGGGCCATTGCGGTAGCCTCAGGGCAATTATTCATAATGCCAGCGCATGGCAGGCGGAGTCGGCGGACGTGTCGTTAAGCAATACGCTGGCCGCCATGCTTCAGATCCATATTAATACCCCCTACCTTCTTAACCATCTGCTGGAGCCGCTGCTCCGTGGCCAGGGACAAGCCGGCGCCGATATTATTCATTTTACTGATTACGTCGTGGAGCGCGGCAGTGAAAAGCACATCGCCTATGCGGCCAGTAAAGCAGCGCTGGACAACCTTACCCGTTCGTTTGCCCGTAAGCTTGCGCCTGAAATAAAGGTCAACGCTATCGCCCCGGCCATGATCATGTTTAACGAGCAGGATGATGCAGAATACCGTAAGGCTGCCCTCAATAAGTCATTAATGAAAATTACGCCAGGAGAGGCGGAAATTGTGGCACTGGTTAATTATCTGCTTGAGAGCCGGTACGTTACCGGCAGAACGTTCGCCGTCGACGGCGGTCGTCCCCTACGCTGA
- the rstA gene encoding two-component system response regulator RstA: MNKIVYVEDDAEVGSLIAAYIGKHDIDVIVESRGDRAEEVIKQQQPDLVLLDVMLPGKDGMTLCRDLRPQWDGPIVLLTSLDSDMNHILSLEMGANDYILKTTPPAVLLARLRLHLRQRISAQHTAETTPAALKPHKAMRFGTLCIDPLNRQVTLGEENIALSTADFDLLWELATHAGQIMDRDALLKNLRGVSYDGMDRSVDVAISRLRKKLYDSATEPFRIKTVRNKGYLFAPHAWESEA; the protein is encoded by the coding sequence ATGAATAAAATTGTATATGTGGAAGATGATGCTGAAGTGGGTTCGCTGATTGCCGCCTACATTGGGAAGCACGACATTGATGTCATCGTTGAAAGCCGCGGTGACCGCGCGGAAGAAGTCATTAAACAACAGCAGCCTGACCTGGTGCTGCTGGACGTTATGCTCCCCGGCAAAGATGGCATGACGCTCTGTCGGGACCTGCGCCCGCAGTGGGACGGCCCCATTGTGCTGCTGACCTCGCTGGACAGCGACATGAACCATATTCTGTCGCTGGAAATGGGCGCCAACGATTATATTCTGAAGACCACCCCCCCTGCGGTGCTGCTCGCAAGGCTACGCCTGCATCTGCGGCAAAGAATTTCTGCTCAGCATACCGCAGAAACCACGCCAGCGGCGCTGAAGCCGCATAAAGCGATGCGTTTTGGCACGTTGTGCATCGACCCGCTGAACCGGCAGGTTACTTTGGGCGAAGAAAATATTGCGCTGTCGACGGCAGATTTCGACTTACTGTGGGAGCTGGCGACGCATGCGGGGCAGATTATGGACCGGGACGCGCTGCTTAAAAACCTGCGAGGCGTGAGCTATGACGGGATGGACAGAAGCGTGGACGTTGCTATATCGCGGCTGCGCAAGAAGCTGTACGACAGCGCAACCGAGCCGTTCCGTATAAAAACAGTGCGTAATAAAGGCTATCTTTTCGCGCCGCACGCCTGGGAAAGCGAAGCCTGA
- the zinT gene encoding metal-binding protein ZinT encodes MKNVLYILGLGALLSSSHAMAHAHHHGKPLTEVEQKASVGVFEDSNVKDRALSDWEGIWQSVNPYLLAGDLTPVLEQKAKKTGKSLADLQAYYKAGYATDVDMIGIENNIIDFHVGKQVNSCEYTYEGYKILNYVSGKKGVRYLFECKDAASKAPKYVQFSDHIIGPRKSSHYHIFMGNDSQAALLKEMDNWPTFYPYNMTKAQVVDEMLHH; translated from the coding sequence ATGAAGAACGTATTGTATATTCTGGGGTTAGGCGCTTTATTAAGTAGTTCGCATGCTATGGCACACGCCCACCATCACGGCAAGCCATTAACGGAAGTGGAACAAAAAGCGAGTGTGGGAGTATTTGAAGATTCGAACGTCAAGGATCGGGCGCTAAGCGACTGGGAGGGCATATGGCAATCGGTGAATCCGTATTTGCTGGCCGGCGACTTAACGCCGGTTCTTGAGCAGAAAGCCAAAAAAACGGGCAAGTCGCTTGCTGATCTGCAGGCCTATTACAAGGCAGGCTATGCTACTGACGTTGATATGATTGGCATCGAGAATAACATTATAGATTTTCACGTTGGTAAACAGGTTAACTCCTGTGAATATACATATGAAGGCTATAAGATCCTGAACTACGTTTCCGGGAAGAAAGGGGTTCGTTACCTTTTCGAATGTAAGGACGCCGCGTCAAAGGCGCCAAAATATGTGCAGTTCAGCGATCATATCATTGGCCCAAGGAAGTCCTCGCACTATCATATTTTTATGGGTAATGATTCTCAGGCCGCGCTGCTGAAAGAAATGGATAACTGGCCGACGTTTTACCCTTACAACATGACGAAGGCGCAGGTCGTGGACGAAATGTTGCACCACTAA